A stretch of the Tardiphaga sp. 709 genome encodes the following:
- the fliI gene encoding flagellar protein export ATPase FliI, whose protein sequence is MKALAEQITDLDGVNIYGRVVGVRGLMVEVAGPIHAMSVGARITIETGTSRSIPAEVIGFSGDNAVVMPFAGLEGVRRGCRAVIANAASQVRPSIAWLGRVVNAMGEPIDGKGPLLQGPAPMPYRASPPPAHSRKRVGAPLDLGVRSLNTFLTCCRGQRMGIFAGSGVGKSVLLSMLARNVDADVSVIGLIGERGREVQEFLQEDLGEEGLARAVVVVATSDEPALMRRQAAYLTLSISEFFRDEGKDVMCMMDSVTRFAMAQREIGLSVGEPPTAKGYTPTVFTELPKLLERAGPGTDEGSITGIFTVLVDGDDHNEPVADAVRGILDGHIVMQRGIAERGRYPAINILKSVSRTMPRSCDPAYLPTITRARQIMATYSDMEELIRLGAYRAGSSPEVDEAIRLHEPLEAFLRQRKDEVCGLAQGYQQLQQIVGSLETER, encoded by the coding sequence ATGAAAGCCCTTGCGGAACAGATTACTGACCTCGATGGCGTCAATATTTACGGCCGGGTGGTCGGTGTTCGCGGGTTAATGGTTGAGGTGGCCGGGCCGATCCACGCGATGTCGGTCGGTGCCCGAATTACCATCGAGACCGGGACAAGCCGTTCCATCCCCGCCGAGGTGATCGGTTTCAGTGGCGACAACGCCGTGGTGATGCCCTTCGCCGGACTGGAAGGCGTACGTCGCGGCTGCCGGGCGGTGATTGCCAATGCTGCCAGCCAGGTGCGGCCCTCGATTGCCTGGCTCGGCCGCGTCGTGAACGCCATGGGCGAGCCGATCGACGGCAAGGGGCCGTTGCTGCAGGGGCCGGCACCAATGCCGTATCGCGCGTCTCCGCCGCCCGCCCATTCTCGCAAACGCGTCGGCGCGCCGCTCGATCTCGGGGTGCGCTCGCTCAATACCTTCCTGACCTGCTGCCGCGGCCAGCGCATGGGCATCTTTGCGGGCTCCGGCGTCGGCAAGTCGGTCTTGTTGTCGATGCTGGCACGTAATGTCGATGCCGACGTCTCGGTCATCGGCCTGATCGGCGAACGTGGCCGTGAAGTGCAGGAGTTCTTGCAGGAGGACTTGGGCGAAGAAGGTCTCGCACGCGCCGTCGTGGTCGTGGCGACTTCGGACGAGCCTGCACTGATGCGGCGGCAAGCGGCCTATCTGACGCTGTCGATCTCGGAGTTCTTCCGCGATGAGGGCAAGGACGTCATGTGCATGATGGACTCGGTTACGCGTTTCGCCATGGCGCAGCGTGAGATCGGTCTGTCCGTCGGCGAGCCGCCGACCGCTAAAGGCTATACGCCGACGGTGTTCACCGAACTGCCGAAGCTGCTGGAGCGGGCAGGGCCGGGCACCGACGAAGGCTCGATCACCGGTATCTTCACGGTGCTGGTCGACGGCGACGATCACAACGAACCCGTTGCTGACGCCGTGCGCGGCATTCTCGATGGCCATATCGTGATGCAACGCGGTATCGCCGAGCGCGGCCGCTATCCTGCTATCAATATCCTGAAGTCGGTGTCGCGAACCATGCCGCGGTCCTGCGATCCAGCCTATTTGCCGACGATCACGCGGGCCCGGCAGATCATGGCGACCTATTCCGATATGGAGGAGCTGATCCGGCTCGGCGCCTATCGCGCCGGTTCCAGTCCGGAAGTGGACGAGGCGATCCGGCTGCATGAGCCGCTCGAGGCATTCCTGCGGCAACGGAAGGACGAAGTCTGCGGACTGGCCCAAGGTTATCAGCAACTGCAACAGATCGTTGGTAGTTTGGAAACGGAACGCTAA
- the fliJ gene encoding flagellar export protein FliJ, with protein MKSRDTLIRLKKFQVDEKRRRVNQIEGMIADFQRMSVDLEREIQTEQDRAGIQDPTHFAYPTYAKAAIQRRENLTRSADELRVQLEDAKALLTEAFEELKKVELLDERDQARARDEENAREQADLDSIGLMRARIGAVA; from the coding sequence ATGAAGTCACGTGACACACTGATCCGCCTGAAAAAGTTCCAGGTCGATGAGAAGCGCCGACGGGTCAATCAGATCGAAGGCATGATTGCGGATTTCCAGCGCATGTCGGTCGATCTCGAGCGCGAGATCCAGACCGAACAGGATCGCGCCGGTATTCAGGATCCCACTCACTTTGCCTATCCGACCTACGCCAAGGCTGCGATTCAACGTCGCGAGAATCTGACGCGCTCAGCCGATGAGCTGCGCGTGCAGCTCGAAGACGCGAAGGCACTGCTCACCGAAGCGTTCGAAGAACTCAAGAAGGTCGAACTGCTCGATGAGCGCGATCAGGCCCGCGCGCGCGACGAAGAGAACGCACGCGAACAGGCCGACCTCGACAGCATCGGCCTGATGCGTGCCCGCATCGGCGCAGTGGCCTGA
- a CDS encoding sigma-70 family RNA polymerase sigma factor, with amino-acid sequence MLTPAELVWLLAAVAKGDEAAFERLYAATRAKLFGVVIRILRRQDLAEEVIQEAYVKIWNSAGQFNPGVASPITWMASIARNRAIDVVRKRSETSIEEEPAAMEVAADTPDPLARQEMTEELKRLLECVGRLEPDRQKLVLLAYYNGWSREQLATKFEAPVNTVKTWLRRSMMDIRECLGLT; translated from the coding sequence ATGCTGACGCCGGCTGAGCTGGTCTGGCTTCTTGCCGCAGTTGCCAAAGGGGATGAAGCCGCCTTCGAGCGACTCTACGCAGCGACGCGCGCGAAACTCTTTGGCGTCGTGATCCGTATCTTGCGCAGACAGGATCTCGCCGAGGAAGTCATCCAGGAGGCCTATGTCAAGATCTGGAACAGCGCCGGGCAATTCAATCCCGGTGTTGCCTCGCCGATCACGTGGATGGCGTCGATCGCTCGTAACCGCGCTATCGATGTCGTTCGCAAGAGAAGCGAAACGTCTATCGAGGAAGAGCCGGCTGCAATGGAAGTGGCAGCCGATACACCTGACCCGCTCGCGCGACAGGAAATGACCGAAGAATTGAAGCGCTTGTTGGAGTGCGTGGGCCGGCTTGAGCCGGACCGGCAGAAACTGGTGCTGCTTGCTTACTACAATGGTTGGAGCCGCGAACAACTCGCGACGAAGTTCGAAGCGCCGGTCAATACAGTGAAGACGTGGCTGCGCCGTAGTATGATGGACATCCGGGAGTGTCTGGGACTGACATGA
- a CDS encoding anti-sigma factor domain-containing protein, protein MAYSEDHIALAAEYALGTLSAEERVQVETMMSVDKDFAAVVEAWERKLGVLNQMVGLVEPRPEVWEKIRVAIGLAGTQEAIVHPEAPQPVAAAAVVAEQPAIDRSTLDRSNVIDFSVQAKRWRGVATGMTAIAAMLVALIAVQAYRPELLPAGLRPKAAQQVVQAPAPLAPPAPAQAQYVALLQTDAASPAFILTVDAATKNFTVRKVGAEPQAGKSYELWIVSDKLQRPRSLGVIGSNDFTSRAALAAYDPDVVNQATFAVTVEPEGGSPTGAATGPIVFTGKLIETVPPAR, encoded by the coding sequence ATGGCCTATAGCGAAGACCATATCGCGCTTGCCGCGGAATATGCGCTTGGCACGCTCAGTGCCGAAGAGCGCGTGCAGGTCGAGACCATGATGTCCGTTGACAAGGATTTTGCCGCTGTGGTCGAGGCGTGGGAGCGCAAGCTCGGCGTTCTGAATCAGATGGTCGGCCTTGTCGAGCCGCGTCCTGAAGTCTGGGAGAAAATCCGCGTTGCGATCGGTCTGGCCGGTACGCAAGAAGCGATCGTGCATCCGGAAGCGCCGCAGCCGGTCGCTGCAGCGGCGGTTGTTGCTGAGCAGCCGGCGATCGATCGTTCGACGCTCGATCGTTCGAACGTGATTGATTTCTCGGTCCAGGCAAAACGCTGGCGCGGTGTCGCCACAGGCATGACCGCGATTGCCGCCATGCTTGTTGCGCTGATTGCCGTGCAGGCCTATCGCCCCGAATTGCTGCCGGCAGGTTTACGCCCGAAGGCAGCGCAACAGGTGGTGCAGGCGCCAGCGCCGCTCGCGCCGCCCGCACCAGCTCAGGCGCAATACGTCGCCTTGCTGCAGACCGACGCTGCGTCGCCCGCATTCATCCTCACTGTCGATGCGGCGACCAAAAACTTTACAGTGCGCAAGGTTGGGGCTGAACCGCAGGCCGGCAAAAGCTACGAGCTCTGGATTGTGTCCGACAAGCTGCAGCGCCCGCGCTCGCTCGGCGTGATCGGCAGCAACGACTTCACATCGCGTGCCGCACTCGCTGCCTATGATCCCGACGTCGTCAATCAGGCGACTTTTGCCGTGACCGTCGAGCCGGAAGGCGGTTCGCCGACCGGTGCAGCCACGGGCCCGATCGTGTTCACCGGCAAGCTGATCGAAACGGTGCCGCCGGCACGGTGA